Proteins found in one Hypericibacter terrae genomic segment:
- a CDS encoding SDR family NAD(P)-dependent oxidoreductase: MEIKGQAAIVTGGGSGMGADVARHLAKAGAKVTLVDVNREAAEAVAREIGGFAAIADVSDAAAGEAAVKAARERHGPARILINVAGILIPGRIVGKDGPLALEKFSKVITINLIGTFNMMRLAAADMAGAEALADGERGVIISTSSVAAYEGQIGQAAYAASKAGIVGLTLPAARDLAGRGIRVNTIAPGLVATPMMLTLPPEIQKSLTDTMPFPSRLVRADEYSRLCLHIIENTAINGEVIRLDGALRMAPR, from the coding sequence ATGGAGATCAAGGGACAGGCAGCGATCGTCACCGGCGGCGGCTCCGGCATGGGGGCCGACGTGGCGCGCCACCTGGCGAAGGCGGGGGCCAAGGTGACGCTGGTCGACGTCAATCGCGAGGCGGCCGAGGCGGTCGCCCGGGAGATCGGCGGCTTTGCCGCGATCGCCGACGTGTCCGACGCGGCCGCGGGGGAGGCGGCGGTCAAGGCCGCGCGCGAGCGCCATGGGCCGGCACGCATCCTGATCAACGTCGCCGGCATCCTCATTCCGGGCCGCATCGTCGGCAAGGACGGGCCGTTGGCGCTGGAGAAGTTCAGCAAGGTCATCACCATCAACCTGATCGGCACCTTCAACATGATGCGGCTGGCGGCCGCCGACATGGCGGGCGCCGAGGCGCTGGCCGACGGCGAGCGCGGCGTCATCATCTCGACCAGTTCGGTCGCGGCCTATGAAGGCCAGATCGGCCAGGCGGCCTACGCCGCCTCCAAGGCCGGCATCGTCGGATTGACGCTGCCCGCCGCGCGCGATCTCGCCGGCCGGGGCATCCGCGTCAACACCATCGCGCCGGGTCTGGTGGCGACGCCGATGATGCTCACCCTGCCGCCGGAAATTCAGAAGAGCCTGACCGACACCATGCCCTTCCCGAGCCGGCTGGTGCGGGCGGACGAATATTCGCGGCTCTGCCTCCACATCATCGAGAACACCGCGATCAATGGCGAAGTGATCCGCCTCGACGGCGCGCTGCGCATGGCGCCGCGCTAA
- a CDS encoding 4a-hydroxytetrahydrobiopterin dehydratase, which yields MIAKLDANARAAALQELAGWQAVAGRDALHKSFKFKDFNEAWGFMNRVALLAEKMDHHPEWSNVYNRVEITLSTHDCDGLSERDVKLARAIGKIAG from the coding sequence ATGATCGCCAAGCTCGATGCCAATGCCCGTGCCGCCGCCCTCCAGGAACTGGCCGGATGGCAGGCGGTCGCCGGTCGCGACGCCCTCCACAAATCTTTCAAATTCAAGGACTTCAACGAGGCCTGGGGATTCATGAACCGGGTCGCGCTGCTGGCCGAGAAGATGGACCACCATCCGGAATGGTCCAATGTCTATAACCGGGTCGAGATCACCCTCTCGACCCATGATTGCGACGGCCTCTCGGAGCGCGACGTGAAGCTCGCCCGCGCGATCGGGAAGATCGCGGGATAG
- a CDS encoding metallopeptidase family protein: protein MADLIKTSRRFGVAPDLAEIEEIAAAAFETIPEELAQHVQEVIIRVEDFPDAETEEEMELETPFDLLGLYRGQPLGAKSVSDVVTDIDMIFLYRRPLLDFWCDSDEELEHIVRHVLIHEIGHHFGYSDEDMERLEEESDSRAAGAQA from the coding sequence ATGGCCGATCTGATCAAGACCTCCCGCCGCTTCGGCGTCGCCCCGGACCTGGCCGAGATCGAGGAGATCGCGGCCGCCGCCTTCGAGACGATTCCCGAAGAGCTGGCGCAGCATGTCCAGGAGGTGATCATCCGCGTCGAGGATTTTCCCGATGCCGAGACCGAGGAGGAGATGGAGCTCGAGACTCCGTTCGACCTCCTGGGTCTCTATCGCGGACAGCCGCTGGGCGCCAAGAGCGTCAGCGACGTCGTCACCGACATCGACATGATCTTCCTCTATCGCCGGCCGCTGCTGGATTTCTGGTGCGACAGCGACGAGGAGCTCGAGCATATCGTGCGCCATGTGCTGATCCACGAGATCGGCCATCACTTCGGCTATAGCGACGAGGACATGGAGCGGCTCGAGGAGGAATCCGACAGCCGCGCCGCCGGCGCGCAGGCGTAG
- a CDS encoding uracil-DNA glycosylase family protein, with protein MASKLDTLLKQAQGCRVCAAALPHGCRPVLRASSSAKLLIVGQAPGRLVHETGIPWNDPSGDRLRQWLRIDRERFYDVKQIAIVPMGFCFPGTDGAGGDRPPRPECAPLWHPQIMPFLKGVELTLLVGSYSQAFYLGRRRGSTMTDTVRRFADYLPQFLPLPHPSWRNTGWIKRNPWFEEDLLPVLRRRVRKALGTTEQPPP; from the coding sequence ATGGCGAGCAAACTCGACACCCTGCTGAAGCAGGCGCAGGGCTGCCGGGTCTGCGCCGCGGCTCTCCCGCATGGCTGCCGCCCGGTTTTGCGCGCCTCGTCGAGCGCGAAACTTCTCATCGTCGGCCAGGCGCCGGGCCGGCTTGTGCACGAAACCGGCATTCCCTGGAACGATCCGTCGGGCGATCGCCTGCGCCAATGGCTCCGGATCGACCGCGAGCGCTTCTACGACGTGAAGCAGATCGCGATCGTGCCGATGGGATTCTGCTTTCCCGGCACCGACGGGGCTGGCGGCGACCGGCCGCCGCGGCCCGAATGCGCGCCGCTCTGGCATCCGCAGATCATGCCGTTCCTCAAGGGCGTCGAGCTCACGCTGCTGGTCGGAAGCTATTCGCAGGCGTTCTATCTGGGCCGGCGTCGCGGCAGCACCATGACCGATACGGTGCGCCGCTTCGCCGACTATCTGCCGCAATTCCTGCCGCTGCCCCATCCTTCCTGGCGCAACACCGGCTGGATCAAACGCAATCCCTGGTTCGAGGAAGACTTGTTGCCGGTCTTGCGCCGGCGGGTGCGCAAGGCGTTGGGGACAACCGAGCAGCCCCCTCCCTAG
- the cobB gene encoding Sir2 family NAD+-dependent deacetylase, whose product MARNLVILTGAGISQESGLETFRDADGIWAKVRVEDVATPEGFARDPVLVHGFYNQRRRRLLSDTVVPNPAHHALARLERAWAQAGAGAFLLVTQNIDDLHERAGSEAIVHMHGEMLKARCMACEAVLPWHDDLTVEAICPACGERGGLRPHVVWFGEMPFEMDRIFEALGRADLFLSIGTSGNVYPASAFVELARAAGAHTVELNLEPSQGAALFAEARHGPASEVVPHYAEALIDAAARLRS is encoded by the coding sequence ATGGCACGCAACCTCGTCATCTTAACCGGCGCCGGCATCTCGCAGGAGTCCGGTCTCGAGACCTTCCGCGATGCGGACGGAATCTGGGCGAAGGTGCGCGTCGAGGATGTGGCGACGCCCGAGGGCTTCGCGCGCGATCCCGTCCTGGTGCATGGTTTCTATAACCAGCGCCGCCGCCGGTTGTTGTCCGATACCGTGGTGCCGAATCCGGCCCATCACGCGCTGGCCAGGCTTGAACGCGCCTGGGCCCAGGCTGGTGCGGGGGCGTTCCTGCTGGTGACCCAGAACATCGACGATCTCCATGAACGTGCCGGCAGCGAGGCGATCGTGCATATGCATGGCGAGATGCTCAAGGCACGCTGCATGGCTTGCGAGGCGGTGCTGCCCTGGCATGACGATCTTACGGTCGAGGCAATATGCCCTGCCTGCGGCGAGCGCGGGGGCCTGCGGCCGCATGTGGTGTGGTTCGGCGAGATGCCGTTCGAGATGGATCGGATCTTCGAGGCGCTGGGCCGGGCCGATCTCTTTCTCTCGATCGGCACCTCCGGCAATGTCTATCCCGCCTCGGCCTTCGTCGAGCTGGCGCGGGCCGCGGGCGCCCACACGGTCGAGCTCAATCTCGAGCCCAGCCAGGGGGCGGCCCTGTTCGCCGAGGCGCGGCATGGTCCGGCGAGCGAGGTGGTGCCGCATTATGCCGAGGCCCTCATCGACGCGGCCGCACGTCTGCGTTCCTGA
- a CDS encoding low molecular weight protein-tyrosine-phosphatase has protein sequence MKRILFVCTGNICRSPTAEGLFRHRIREAGLEDRLSGDSAGTEGYHVGDAPDPRAIAEAARHGVEIGDLRARQLDRADFQRFDLLLGMDRSHLAFMRRLAPPEVQTRMALLLAHAPDCGRAEVPDPYYGGEAQYRLSYRLIDAGVAGLMRYLAETVARDNS, from the coding sequence ATGAAACGGATCCTGTTTGTCTGCACCGGCAATATCTGCCGCTCGCCCACGGCCGAGGGGCTGTTCCGCCACCGCATCCGCGAGGCCGGGCTCGAAGACCGGCTCTCCGGAGATTCCGCCGGGACCGAAGGCTATCATGTCGGCGACGCGCCCGATCCCCGCGCCATCGCCGAAGCTGCGCGTCACGGCGTCGAGATCGGCGATCTCAGGGCAAGACAGCTCGACCGTGCGGATTTCCAGCGGTTCGATCTGCTGCTCGGCATGGATCGCAGCCATCTGGCGTTCATGCGCCGCCTGGCGCCGCCCGAGGTGCAAACCCGAATGGCACTGCTGCTGGCTCACGCGCCCGATTGCGGACGGGCGGAAGTGCCCGATCCCTATTATGGCGGCGAGGCGCAATATCGGTTGAGTTATCGGCTGATCGACGCCGGCGTCGCCGGGCTCATGCGCTATTTGGCGGAGACCGTCGCGCGCGACAATTCGTAG
- the thpR gene encoding RNA 2',3'-cyclic phosphodiesterase, which translates to MRLFVALSLPDEVRLGLSHLCCGLPGVRWVAPENFHITLRFIGEVDGGTADDIDAALCGIRAPAFALELAGVGHFGDDSKVRAVWAGVRPQPALQHLHDKIESAVVRAGARPDGQRFRPHVTLARPNQPPPPSKMQAFLAQHGLYRSRPFDVTHFTIYSSFIGGEGPYYRAECSYELSRATVSAK; encoded by the coding sequence TTGCGCCTGTTCGTCGCCCTCTCGTTGCCCGACGAGGTCCGCCTCGGATTGTCGCATCTCTGCTGCGGATTGCCCGGCGTGCGCTGGGTGGCGCCGGAGAATTTCCACATCACGCTGCGCTTCATCGGCGAAGTCGACGGCGGCACCGCCGACGATATCGACGCGGCCCTCTGCGGCATCCGCGCGCCCGCCTTCGCGCTCGAGCTCGCCGGCGTCGGCCATTTCGGCGACGATTCCAAGGTGCGCGCGGTCTGGGCCGGCGTGCGTCCGCAACCGGCGCTGCAGCATCTCCATGACAAGATCGAATCCGCCGTGGTCCGTGCGGGCGCGCGGCCCGACGGCCAGCGCTTCCGGCCTCACGTCACCTTGGCGCGGCCGAATCAGCCGCCGCCGCCCTCGAAGATGCAGGCCTTCCTCGCCCAGCATGGGCTCTATCGCAGCCGGCCCTTCGACGTGACGCACTTCACCATCTATTCGAGCTTCATCGGCGGCGAGGGTCCCTATTACCGCGCCGAATGTTCCTACGAATTGTCGCGCGCGACGGTCTCCGCCAAATAG
- a CDS encoding FIST signal transduction protein → MVAQISERLDVAAHGDNIGLLYATDYLARHLGEILTELRQSTGIADWVGTVGIGIGAKLAGEAAVGHFDQPALVAMVGRLPPDSFRVFEPVHGAFGAFRREYGDWLARAHPLLGIVHGDPRNPLAPSIVTDLAEVTGSFLVGGMTSSRAGIFPQVAQRVVEGGFSGVLFAAGVGAATGLTQSCAPIGPPHRVTGAARNLLTEVDGRPALAVLKEELAPHSEASLERIGWDCYVGLEDHIGTGTSLMAHGILGADPDRGWLALDRTVQIGANLSFMRLSREAAEADLRAMLARVVPQGQRTAKGAVYFSCTRRGPQLFGSAEEEFGIIGGSLGAVPVIGFFGSAEICYNRIRSFTGVLAVFF, encoded by the coding sequence TTGGTCGCTCAGATCTCGGAACGGCTGGACGTGGCGGCTCATGGCGACAATATCGGGCTGCTTTACGCCACCGACTATCTGGCACGACATCTGGGCGAGATTCTGACCGAACTTCGGCAATCGACCGGCATCGCCGATTGGGTCGGCACCGTCGGGATCGGCATCGGGGCCAAGCTCGCGGGCGAGGCTGCGGTCGGTCATTTCGACCAGCCGGCCCTGGTGGCCATGGTGGGGCGTCTGCCGCCCGACAGTTTCCGCGTATTCGAACCGGTTCATGGCGCCTTCGGTGCCTTCCGCCGTGAATATGGGGATTGGCTGGCCCGCGCTCACCCCCTGCTCGGCATCGTTCATGGCGATCCCCGCAATCCCCTGGCGCCCTCGATCGTCACCGATCTGGCCGAGGTGACCGGCAGCTTCCTGGTGGGCGGCATGACCTCCTCGCGCGCCGGGATCTTCCCGCAAGTGGCGCAGCGCGTGGTCGAAGGCGGTTTCTCCGGCGTGCTCTTCGCGGCCGGCGTGGGGGCGGCGACCGGCCTCACCCAGAGTTGCGCGCCCATCGGCCCGCCGCACCGGGTCACCGGCGCGGCGCGCAATCTGCTGACGGAGGTGGATGGCCGCCCGGCGCTGGCCGTGCTGAAGGAAGAGCTGGCGCCCCATTCGGAGGCCAGCCTCGAACGGATCGGCTGGGATTGCTATGTCGGGCTCGAAGATCATATCGGCACCGGCACCAGCCTGATGGCCCATGGCATCCTCGGCGCCGATCCCGATCGCGGCTGGCTGGCGCTCGACCGGACGGTGCAGATCGGCGCCAACCTCTCCTTCATGCGGCTCTCGCGCGAAGCGGCCGAGGCCGATCTGCGCGCCATGCTGGCCCGCGTCGTTCCGCAAGGGCAGAGAACCGCGAAGGGGGCCGTCTATTTCTCCTGCACGCGGCGCGGCCCGCAATTGTTCGGCTCGGCGGAGGAGGAGTTCGGCATCATCGGCGGCAGCCTGGGGGCGGTGCCGGTGATCGGATTCTTCGGCTCCGCCGAGATTTGCTACAACCGCATCCGCAGCTTCACCGGCGTGCTCGCGGTGTTCTTCTAG
- a CDS encoding arylesterase: MAAEPLRILAFGDSLTSGYGLPDADSFPSQLERALIAAGENVKLINGGVAGDTSAGGLARLDWTLADKPDLVLLEFGANDGLRGLDPAATRENIAAMLTRLAQDRIPTLLIGMKAPRNLGADYVAAFDPLYEDLARQFQVPLVPFYLDGVAGDPALNQSDGIHPNAAGVATIVKRIAPEVIALIKARKESDSG, from the coding sequence ATGGCTGCAGAACCCCTGCGGATCCTGGCGTTCGGCGACAGCCTGACCTCGGGTTATGGCCTGCCCGATGCGGACAGCTTTCCCTCGCAGCTCGAACGCGCGCTGATCGCGGCGGGCGAGAATGTGAAGCTCATCAATGGCGGCGTCGCGGGCGACACCTCGGCCGGCGGTCTCGCGCGGCTCGACTGGACGCTCGCCGACAAGCCGGACCTGGTGCTGCTCGAGTTCGGTGCGAATGACGGCCTGCGCGGTCTCGATCCGGCGGCGACGCGCGAGAACATCGCCGCGATGTTGACGCGCCTGGCGCAAGACCGGATCCCGACGTTGCTGATCGGCATGAAGGCGCCGCGCAATCTGGGCGCCGACTATGTCGCGGCGTTCGATCCGCTCTATGAGGATCTGGCGCGCCAGTTCCAGGTGCCGCTGGTTCCTTTCTATCTCGACGGTGTCGCCGGCGATCCGGCGCTCAACCAAAGCGATGGCATTCATCCGAACGCCGCCGGGGTGGCGACGATCGTGAAACGCATAGCGCCCGAAGTCATCGCGCTCATCAAGGCGCGCAAGGAAAGCGATTCGGGCTGA
- a CDS encoding ABC transporter ATP-binding protein, translating into MIRLEAIELSLGSQERKVNVLRGLDLAVAAGETIAVEGPSGSGKTSMLMVIAGLERPTGGRVRVDDVELGPLNEDALARFRRDRVGIVFQGFHLIATMTALENVAVPLELAGRADAFVRAREELTAVGLGRRLSHYPGELSGGEQQRVALARAFACEPRLLLADEPSGNLDPDTGHAVMDLMFAEVARRGTTLLLITHDPALALRCGRRLRLVEGRLIDGPALGSMTHG; encoded by the coding sequence ATGATTCGACTGGAAGCCATTGAGCTAAGTTTGGGTAGCCAGGAGCGAAAGGTCAACGTATTGCGCGGCCTCGATCTCGCGGTGGCGGCGGGCGAGACGATTGCCGTGGAAGGGCCTTCCGGATCAGGAAAAACCAGCATGCTGATGGTGATTGCCGGGTTGGAGCGACCCACCGGCGGCCGGGTGCGGGTGGACGATGTCGAGCTTGGGCCCCTTAACGAAGATGCCCTCGCCCGCTTCCGACGCGACCGCGTCGGCATCGTGTTCCAGGGGTTCCATCTCATCGCGACCATGACCGCATTGGAAAATGTCGCGGTGCCGCTGGAGCTTGCGGGACGTGCCGACGCTTTCGTGCGCGCCCGCGAGGAACTGACCGCTGTCGGGCTCGGACGGCGCCTGTCGCATTACCCGGGGGAGTTGTCCGGTGGCGAACAGCAGCGGGTCGCGTTGGCCCGCGCTTTCGCCTGCGAACCTCGGTTACTTTTAGCGGATGAACCCAGCGGCAATCTCGATCCGGATACTGGACATGCGGTGATGGATCTCATGTTCGCCGAGGTCGCGCGGCGCGGCACCACCCTCCTTCTCATCACGCACGATCCCGCCCTGGCCTTGCGTTGCGGGCGGCGATTGAGACTGGTCGAAGGCCGGCTGATCGACGGACCGGCCCTGGGTAGCATGACTCATGGTTGA